The sequence GGTCAAGCTGGTCGCGGAGAACCACCACGAGCGTCGGGTGCTGGCCAAGGACGTGGCCCCGCACCTGGTCAACCCGCTCACCTTCTACCTGCCGGTCTACAAGGGCGGTCCGGTGGGTGCGGCCAAGCTGGGCGCGGGCGTCTTCGCCTACTCCGCCCTCTCGGCCTTCGGCGACGGCATGGGCAAGGTCATATCCCCGGCCCGTGCCGTCGCCGACAACCCGGGTCTGAAGACGGACAACCTCAAGGCCGTCGCGGTCTACTACGACCACCAGATGAACGACTCCCGCGTCGCCGTCATGACGGTCCGCGCGGCCGTCGAGTCGGGCGCGGTCGTCCTCAACCACGCCGAGGTCACCGGCCTGCGCAAGACGCGCGGCCGGGTCACCGGCGCCGAGCTCAAGGACCGTCTCGACGGCACCGAGTTCGGGGTCGACGCGCGCGTCGTGCTCAACGCCACCGGCCCGTGGGTGGACCACCTGCGGCGCATGGAAGACAAGCACTCGATGCCGTCGATCCGCCTCTCCAAGGGCGCGCACATCGTCATGAAGCGCAAGTCGCCGTGGAAGGCCGCCATGGCCACCCCGATCGACAAGTACCGCATCACCTTCGCCCTCCCGTGGGAGGACCAGCTGCTGCTCGGCACCACCGACGAGGTGTACGAGGGCGACCCGGCGGACGTGCGCGCCACCGAGTCCGACATCGCCCAGATCCTGGACGAGGCGGCCTTCTCGGTGAAGGACGCGGACCTGGACCGCTCGCTGATGACGTACGCCTTCGCGGGCCTGCGGGTGCTGCCCGGCGGCCCCGGCGGCGTCGAGAAGGCCAAGCGCGAGACGGTCGTCTCCGAGGGCGCCGGCGGCATGCTGTCGGTGGCCGGCGGCAAGTGGACGACGTACCGTCACATCGGTCGTGTGGTCATGGACAAGCTGGCGAAGCTCCCGGGCAGCCCGCTGACCGAGGACAT comes from Streptomyces virginiae and encodes:
- a CDS encoding glycerol-3-phosphate dehydrogenase/oxidase, whose product is MSSLQSVPALGTHPTAGANVSRAQTREQLSKATYDLLVIGGGILGTSVAWHAAQSGLRVAMVDAGDFAGATSSASSKLVHGGLRYLQTGAVKLVAENHHERRVLAKDVAPHLVNPLTFYLPVYKGGPVGAAKLGAGVFAYSALSAFGDGMGKVISPARAVADNPGLKTDNLKAVAVYYDHQMNDSRVAVMTVRAAVESGAVVLNHAEVTGLRKTRGRVTGAELKDRLDGTEFGVDARVVLNATGPWVDHLRRMEDKHSMPSIRLSKGAHIVMKRKSPWKAAMATPIDKYRITFALPWEDQLLLGTTDEVYEGDPADVRATESDIAQILDEAAFSVKDADLDRSLMTYAFAGLRVLPGGPGGVEKAKRETVVSEGAGGMLSVAGGKWTTYRHIGRVVMDKLAKLPGSPLTEDMEPVKSLVRRIALPGVANPNAVAHRLLVDREPGTRMDPLTARHLASHYGSLAFDIARLANEDPALAERIHPDGPEIWAQVAYARDNEWAETVDDVLRRRTTVTIRGLDDESVQSRVEEMLGRKA